The following are encoded in a window of Legionella geestiana genomic DNA:
- a CDS encoding carboxylate-amine ligase, with product MHPHSLFSVVGIEIEYMLVDCETLAVKPVSDRVLQTLGNGVLDNEIDLGDIAVSNELVLHVLELKNSAPCSPASPIARHFQEALEALKEPLDRLGCRLLPGGAHPLMNPLTETRRWPHGNRDIYLQYDTIFDCRGHGWSNLQSMHVNLPYAGDEEFCRLHSAIRLILPLLPALAASTPFLDGKNTGFHDARLAVYATNQQKIPSITGGVIPDFSPNPRAYTRDILTPMYADISPYDPKGILQHSWLNSRGVIPKFDCNALEIRILDTQECVAADIGIAEFVFCLLKHLVDTCPMLTENPPQTARLRAVYEDTIRDGLNAEIHDTSLFEHWGVNGCHPVSAREVLSHWFDAIAPQLSSDGRNAIARILQHGNLAERLLRVCGQTPSREALHAACATLADCLAGNRPFLP from the coding sequence ATGCACCCCCACTCCCTCTTCTCAGTCGTAGGCATTGAAATCGAATACATGCTGGTCGACTGCGAAACCCTTGCAGTCAAGCCCGTGAGCGACAGGGTGCTCCAGACACTTGGGAACGGTGTGTTGGACAACGAAATAGACCTTGGTGATATTGCTGTCAGTAACGAACTGGTATTGCATGTGCTGGAGCTGAAAAACAGCGCACCCTGCTCTCCCGCCTCCCCGATTGCCAGACATTTTCAGGAGGCACTCGAGGCCTTAAAAGAGCCGCTTGACCGCCTCGGCTGCCGACTGCTACCAGGAGGGGCGCATCCACTGATGAATCCGCTCACCGAGACACGCCGCTGGCCGCACGGTAATCGTGATATTTACCTTCAGTACGATACCATCTTTGACTGCCGCGGGCATGGCTGGTCGAACCTGCAAAGCATGCATGTGAATCTGCCGTATGCCGGTGACGAAGAATTTTGCAGGCTGCACAGTGCCATTCGCCTGATTCTGCCGCTGCTTCCGGCGCTCGCTGCCAGCACACCGTTTCTGGATGGCAAAAATACGGGCTTTCATGACGCGCGTCTTGCAGTTTATGCCACGAACCAGCAGAAAATCCCCTCCATTACTGGCGGCGTTATTCCTGATTTTTCGCCCAATCCTCGGGCCTACACGCGCGACATACTGACGCCAATGTATGCCGACATCAGCCCGTATGACCCTAAAGGTATTTTACAGCACAGCTGGCTTAATTCACGTGGCGTTATCCCAAAATTTGACTGCAATGCCCTGGAAATTCGTATTCTCGATACCCAGGAGTGCGTGGCTGCTGATATTGGCATTGCAGAATTTGTCTTCTGCCTTTTGAAGCATCTGGTGGACACCTGCCCAATGCTCACAGAAAATCCGCCGCAAACCGCGCGCCTGCGTGCCGTTTATGAAGACACCATTCGCGACGGCCTGAACGCTGAAATTCATGACACCTCGCTTTTTGAGCATTGGGGAGTTAACGGGTGCCATCCGGTCAGCGCGCGTGAAGTCTTAAGCCACTGGTTTGATGCCATTGCACCACAGCTAAGCTCCGATGGACGGAACGCCATTGCCCGTATTCTCCAGCACGGCAATCTGGCGGAGCGCCTGCTGCGGGTCTGCGGCCAAACCCCTTCCAGAGAAGCTTTGCATGCGGCATGTGCAACACTTGCTGACTGCCTTGCAGGCAACAGGCCGTTTCTGCCATGA
- a CDS encoding N-formylglutamate amidohydrolase, translated as MTAFAHYLSCEHAVNTLPGEFMALREQFGERLQTHEAYDIGAQLVARHLAGMLQCPLTEASVSRLLIDCNRSLTHRNCFSDVSRNLSAAQKNTLISAYYHPYREKVTSDIAALIHAEKPVLHLSMHSFTPELHGKVRTNAIGLLYDPSRPSEKHLAITLQRALAQKLPDIRIRRNVPYRGNSDGLTRSLRQRFKDADYLGIEIEFNQKASIDEMLYWSNALGSVLPSCVKDVL; from the coding sequence ATGACCGCGTTCGCCCATTATTTAAGCTGTGAACATGCCGTCAATACGCTGCCGGGCGAGTTTATGGCGCTTCGCGAACAATTTGGCGAGCGCTTACAGACCCATGAAGCCTATGATATCGGCGCGCAGCTCGTTGCCCGCCACCTTGCCGGCATGCTGCAATGCCCGCTGACTGAAGCCTCTGTCTCGCGCCTTTTGATTGACTGCAATCGCTCGCTGACCCACAGAAACTGCTTTTCTGATGTTTCGCGCAATCTCAGTGCGGCACAAAAAAACACGCTGATTAGCGCGTACTATCATCCCTATCGCGAGAAGGTGACCTCTGATATTGCCGCACTAATACACGCTGAAAAACCTGTGCTGCATCTGTCGATGCACAGTTTTACGCCTGAACTTCATGGTAAAGTGCGCACAAATGCTATAGGACTCCTCTACGACCCCTCACGCCCCTCGGAAAAACACCTCGCAATCACCCTGCAGCGGGCACTTGCCCAAAAACTGCCAGATATTCGTATTCGCCGCAATGTCCCCTATCGCGGTAACAGCGATGGACTGACCCGCAGCCTGCGTCAACGTTTTAAAGATGCGGATTATCTGGGTATTGAAATCGAATTCAATCAAAAGGCGTCAATCGATGAAATGCTGTACTGGTCAAATGCACTCGGGAGTGTCCTCCCTTCCTGCGTCAAAGATGTGTTATAA
- the fur gene encoding ferric iron uptake transcriptional regulator: MDESQRLKTAGLKITGPRLKVLRILEDSAEHHLSAEGVYKALLEMGEDVGLATVYRVLTQFEEAGLVTRHYFEGGHSVYERRLGPHHDHLVCVECTRVEEFVDAIIEERQQKIAVDAGFRMTNHALTIYGVCPTCQVGG, from the coding sequence GTGGACGAATCGCAGCGATTGAAAACAGCCGGCCTCAAAATCACAGGTCCACGCCTGAAGGTTTTGCGCATTCTCGAAGACTCTGCCGAGCACCATCTGAGTGCCGAGGGGGTCTATAAGGCATTATTGGAAATGGGCGAAGACGTAGGGCTTGCAACCGTTTACCGGGTTCTTACCCAGTTTGAGGAAGCCGGTCTTGTAACGCGTCACTATTTCGAAGGTGGTCACTCAGTTTATGAGCGGCGTCTCGGCCCGCATCATGACCACCTTGTATGCGTGGAGTGTACCCGGGTTGAGGAATTTGTTGATGCAATTATTGAAGAGCGTCAGCAAAAAATTGCAGTGGATGCAGGCTTTCGCATGACGAATCATGCACTCACCATCTATGGGGTATGCCCGACCTGTCAGGTGGGTGGGTAG
- a CDS encoding outer membrane protein assembly factor BamE, with translation MRILSLLLSSLVTFSLSSCASYDFARRVVQQGNLIPPSKIERLKVGMSKEDAAILMGTSLLDPTFATDRWDYAFTWRKGSGPMRLRHLTLFFSNGRLARIEHRP, from the coding sequence ATGCGTATTCTTTCCCTTCTTCTGTCATCTCTTGTGACATTTTCCCTCTCCAGCTGTGCCTCCTACGATTTCGCGCGCCGGGTGGTTCAACAGGGTAACCTTATTCCGCCATCGAAGATAGAGCGGCTCAAAGTTGGCATGAGTAAAGAGGATGCCGCCATTCTCATGGGCACTAGCCTCCTTGACCCTACTTTTGCCACCGATCGCTGGGATTATGCCTTCACCTGGCGTAAGGGCAGCGGGCCAATGCGGCTGCGTCACCTGACACTCTTTTTCAGCAACGGCAGGCTGGCACGCATCGAACACCGTCCCTGA
- a CDS encoding RnfH family protein, whose product MLQVEVVFVDAEGIAYHEAFSVEAGTTVGAVIQCSSFSARFPEIKDMALGTFGRAIAPETLVEDGMRVEICRALCLAPMERRRLRAVKKRRSGK is encoded by the coding sequence ATGTTGCAGGTTGAGGTGGTGTTTGTAGACGCAGAGGGCATTGCGTACCACGAGGCATTTTCGGTTGAAGCCGGCACTACAGTGGGGGCGGTGATTCAATGTTCATCGTTCTCAGCGCGTTTTCCAGAGATAAAGGACATGGCGCTCGGCACGTTTGGCCGTGCGATTGCGCCTGAGACGCTGGTGGAAGATGGCATGCGCGTGGAAATCTGCCGCGCACTTTGCCTGGCGCCAATGGAGCGCCGGCGCCTTCGAGCAGTTAAAAAGCGCCGTTCAGGAAAATAA
- a CDS encoding type II toxin-antitoxin system RatA family toxin — protein MTVVSKSRVVPYTCQQMYDLVNAIESYPDFLPYCSGSKVHHRDADEVQATLEISAAGFGKSFTTRNLLQPNKMIEIRLVDGPFSHLEGFWRFDAENEGCRVSFDLEFEFAGGFLSRLLGPVFEQVTDKMVDAFCDRAAAIHVAG, from the coding sequence ATGACAGTCGTCAGTAAATCACGAGTAGTGCCTTATACCTGCCAGCAGATGTATGACCTGGTCAACGCCATAGAATCATACCCCGACTTTCTTCCTTACTGCTCTGGAAGCAAAGTGCACCATCGGGATGCAGACGAAGTGCAGGCAACGCTTGAAATCAGCGCAGCAGGTTTTGGCAAGTCCTTTACTACCCGCAACCTGCTCCAGCCCAATAAAATGATAGAAATACGCCTCGTAGACGGGCCATTCAGTCACCTTGAGGGATTCTGGCGGTTTGATGCGGAGAATGAGGGCTGTCGGGTATCGTTTGATCTGGAGTTTGAATTTGCAGGTGGATTTCTCTCCCGTCTTTTAGGGCCTGTTTTTGAGCAGGTAACGGATAAGATGGTGGATGCGTTTTGCGACAGGGCGGCAGCGATACATGTTGCAGGTTGA
- a CDS encoding alpha/beta hydrolase encodes MLNVYRTESRAPSDTCIIWMHGLGADASDMQGLAAALPQGLTVNHVFLDAPVRPVTLNNGQSMRAWFDIMDVGPGSREDTQGLTQSESMIREVMQEEINRGIAPQNLFLAGFSQGGAMALFTGLRTEGRLGGVIALSSWLPETTPQSSVLSTETPIFLGLGRYDPLVLPAWTRLSADMLKARGYDRLCLREYAVEHGVCPEEVTDIAHWLRATIEETA; translated from the coding sequence GTGTTGAATGTCTATAGAACTGAATCACGCGCCCCATCAGACACCTGCATTATCTGGATGCACGGTCTGGGTGCTGATGCCAGCGACATGCAGGGACTGGCGGCGGCCCTGCCGCAGGGCCTTACCGTTAATCATGTTTTCCTTGACGCTCCAGTTCGTCCAGTAACGCTTAATAACGGTCAGTCCATGCGTGCCTGGTTTGACATTATGGATGTAGGCCCTGGCAGCCGTGAAGATACGCAGGGCCTGACGCAGTCTGAGTCGATGATACGAGAGGTGATGCAGGAAGAAATCAATCGCGGCATTGCCCCGCAAAACCTTTTTCTTGCAGGATTTTCTCAGGGGGGTGCCATGGCGCTCTTTACAGGCCTTCGTACCGAAGGGCGACTTGGCGGAGTTATTGCGCTGTCTTCATGGCTGCCAGAGACAACGCCCCAATCCAGCGTACTCTCGACAGAAACGCCCATTTTTCTGGGGCTTGGCCGCTATGACCCGCTGGTGTTACCGGCATGGACGCGCCTGTCAGCCGACATGTTGAAAGCGCGTGGGTATGACCGTTTGTGTCTGCGGGAGTATGCGGTAGAGCATGGTGTCTGTCCGGAAGAAGTGACAGATATCGCGCACTGGCTTAGGGCAACGATTGAGGAAACAGCATGA
- the ppa gene encoding inorganic diphosphatase, whose translation MGLLEINSGRDVPNEINVIIEIPMRAEPVKYEVDKDSGALFVDRFMSTAMFYPANYGYIPSTLSEDGDPCDVLVVTPFPLISGSVIRARPVGMLRMTDEAGPDAKLLAVPVNKLCTNYRTVETFADLPEGLVHSLEHFFEHYKDLEEGKWVKVDGWEGPESARREILESIARFQKKQS comes from the coding sequence ATGGGTTTGCTGGAAATCAACAGTGGCCGGGATGTACCGAACGAAATCAACGTCATCATCGAAATTCCCATGCGCGCAGAACCGGTCAAGTATGAAGTTGACAAAGATTCTGGTGCGCTTTTCGTAGACCGCTTCATGTCAACAGCCATGTTCTATCCTGCTAACTATGGCTACATACCCTCAACCCTCTCGGAAGACGGTGACCCCTGCGATGTACTGGTCGTGACGCCTTTTCCACTTATCAGCGGTTCAGTCATTCGCGCCCGTCCAGTGGGCATGCTGCGCATGACGGATGAAGCAGGTCCTGACGCTAAACTCCTTGCGGTTCCGGTCAATAAACTTTGTACCAATTACCGTACGGTTGAAACCTTTGCTGATTTACCTGAAGGGCTTGTGCATTCCCTTGAGCATTTCTTCGAGCATTATAAAGATTTGGAAGAGGGCAAATGGGTCAAGGTCGATGGCTGGGAAGGGCCTGAGTCAGCACGTCGCGAAATTCTTGAAAGCATTGCACGCTTCCAGAAAAAACAGAGCTAA
- a CDS encoding histidine triad nucleotide-binding protein, with protein sequence MDCLFCRIARKEIPATVVFEDGEILAFRDIRPQAPVHLLVIPKKHIETLNDAGSEDEALLGRMMLVAKELAGKEGMADNGYRLVMNINKAGGQEVWHIHLHVLGGRQMTWPPG encoded by the coding sequence ATGGACTGTCTGTTCTGCCGAATTGCACGCAAAGAAATTCCCGCAACCGTGGTGTTTGAAGACGGAGAGATTCTTGCGTTTCGCGACATTCGGCCACAGGCGCCTGTTCATTTACTGGTTATCCCCAAAAAACACATCGAAACCCTTAACGACGCTGGCAGCGAAGATGAAGCGCTGCTGGGTCGCATGATGCTTGTCGCAAAGGAGCTTGCCGGGAAGGAAGGCATGGCAGACAACGGGTATCGCCTTGTGATGAACATCAACAAAGCCGGCGGTCAGGAAGTCTGGCATATCCATCTGCATGTCCTTGGAGGACGACAGATGACATGGCCACCGGGTTGA
- the folE gene encoding GTP cyclohydrolase I FolE, whose amino-acid sequence MQELFKKLLTSIGEDPEREGLRDTPARAEAAWQFLTKGYRENLDDIINNALFESDMNEMVVVRDIELYSMCEHHLLPFIGKCHVGYLPGGKVIGLSKIARLVDFYARRLQIQERLTSEIAQTLVRITGARGVAVVVEAKHLCMMMRGVEKQNSVMTTSVMLGAMRDSPETRAEFLRLIR is encoded by the coding sequence ATGCAGGAATTATTCAAAAAGTTATTGACCAGTATCGGCGAAGACCCAGAGCGTGAGGGGCTTCGAGACACACCGGCACGGGCTGAGGCTGCATGGCAGTTTCTGACTAAAGGCTATCGTGAAAACCTCGATGATATCATTAACAACGCCCTGTTCGAGTCAGACATGAACGAAATGGTGGTTGTGCGTGATATCGAGCTCTATTCGATGTGCGAGCACCATCTGTTGCCCTTCATTGGCAAGTGTCACGTTGGTTATCTTCCGGGCGGTAAGGTCATTGGTCTGTCTAAAATTGCCCGTCTTGTCGACTTTTACGCGCGGCGCCTGCAGATTCAGGAACGCCTTACCAGTGAAATTGCCCAGACGCTTGTGCGTATTACCGGCGCGCGCGGCGTGGCGGTTGTGGTTGAAGCGAAGCACCTGTGCATGATGATGCGCGGCGTTGAAAAACAAAATTCCGTCATGACAACTTCCGTCATGCTGGGCGCCATGCGGGACTCTCCCGAAACACGAGCGGAATTTTTACGACTGATTCGCTGA
- the pnp gene encoding polyribonucleotide nucleotidyltransferase, protein MTKITREIPFGEHTLVLETGEIARQADGAVFATMSGTQVLVTVVGRKEASPTADFFPLTVHYQEKTYAAGKIPGGFNKREGRPSEVETLTSRLMDRPLRPLFPKGFRNEIQVLATVMSLNPDVPADIVAMIGASAALAISGIPFAGPIGAARVGYQDGVYLLNPGGEALKNSALDLVVAGTNDAILMVESEARELSEEVMLGAVEFGHEMMKGVIRAINDLAREAGKPRWNWQAPELDEELEAVITAHASDSVNAAYQIRDKQQRYQRLAELREEMVATLSEKHEGLDAGRALDAFGRLEKRIVRERVLCGEPRIDGRDLRTVRPITIRTGLLERAHGSVLFTRGETQAIVATTLGNDRDAQILDGLTGETRDRFMLHYNFPPYSVGETGMVGSPKRREIGHGRLAKRSLIAVLPDTATFPYVLRTVSEITESNGSSSMATVCGTSLALMDAGVPIKAPVAGVAMGLILEGSRFAVLTDILGDEDHLGDMDFKVAGTSEGITALQMDIKVTGINHEIMSDALEQAKAGRLHILDVMNNALSSPRTELSLHAPRIVTMKVPEDKIRTIIGKGGATIKGLIDATGVSIDIDDTGLVQLFSPDGMALEEAQRQIRALIAEVEPGQTYRGKISKIVDFGAFVNLLPGKDGLLHISQICSDRNQKVESVLKEGEEIEVFVAGVDKQGRVKLEWKDKPAAAPVATPAEQEAAPLEKPVDLLLSSEEEE, encoded by the coding sequence GTGACGAAAATTACTCGCGAAATCCCATTTGGAGAGCACACACTGGTTCTTGAGACCGGTGAAATTGCGCGTCAGGCGGATGGTGCAGTGTTTGCCACCATGAGCGGCACTCAGGTGCTGGTTACAGTGGTGGGTCGTAAAGAGGCTTCACCGACAGCCGATTTCTTTCCACTCACGGTTCATTACCAGGAAAAAACCTACGCTGCAGGAAAAATCCCAGGTGGATTTAACAAGCGCGAAGGTCGCCCAAGCGAAGTTGAAACACTGACTTCACGCCTGATGGACCGCCCGCTGCGCCCGCTGTTTCCTAAGGGCTTTCGCAATGAAATTCAGGTATTGGCGACTGTTATGTCCCTGAACCCGGATGTTCCGGCAGACATCGTTGCCATGATTGGAGCGTCTGCCGCGCTCGCCATTTCCGGCATTCCCTTTGCCGGACCCATTGGTGCTGCGCGCGTGGGTTATCAGGACGGTGTGTACCTGCTTAACCCAGGCGGTGAAGCACTTAAAAATTCTGCGCTCGATCTCGTGGTTGCTGGAACGAATGACGCTATTCTGATGGTAGAATCTGAGGCGCGCGAGCTCAGCGAAGAGGTTATGCTGGGCGCGGTCGAGTTTGGCCATGAAATGATGAAAGGCGTTATCCGTGCGATTAACGACCTCGCACGCGAAGCCGGCAAGCCGCGCTGGAACTGGCAGGCGCCAGAGCTTGATGAAGAGCTTGAGGCCGTTATTACCGCACACGCATCTGATTCAGTAAATGCCGCCTACCAGATTCGTGACAAGCAGCAGCGTTACCAGCGTCTTGCCGAGCTGCGTGAAGAAATGGTTGCCACCCTTTCAGAGAAACACGAAGGTCTGGATGCCGGACGTGCTCTTGACGCCTTTGGACGTCTGGAGAAGCGCATTGTTCGCGAGCGTGTGCTTTGTGGTGAGCCGCGCATTGACGGGCGCGATCTGCGTACGGTACGCCCCATCACAATCCGAACCGGTCTGCTTGAGCGTGCGCACGGCTCTGTACTTTTTACCCGCGGTGAAACACAGGCTATTGTTGCCACTACGCTCGGAAACGACAGAGACGCACAGATTCTTGACGGCCTGACCGGCGAAACCCGTGACCGTTTCATGCTGCACTACAACTTCCCTCCGTACTCTGTCGGTGAAACCGGCATGGTCGGCAGTCCGAAGCGCCGTGAAATTGGCCATGGCCGTCTTGCCAAGCGCAGCCTCATTGCCGTACTGCCGGACACGGCCACATTCCCCTATGTGCTCCGTACCGTATCTGAAATTACAGAATCTAACGGTTCAAGCTCAATGGCAACGGTCTGCGGTACCAGCCTTGCGCTGATGGATGCTGGCGTACCGATTAAAGCACCGGTTGCCGGTGTGGCGATGGGACTTATTCTTGAAGGCAGCCGCTTTGCCGTGTTGACAGATATTCTTGGTGATGAAGATCACCTTGGCGATATGGATTTCAAGGTGGCCGGAACGTCCGAAGGTATCACCGCATTGCAGATGGATATCAAAGTTACCGGTATTAACCACGAAATCATGTCAGATGCACTTGAGCAGGCCAAGGCTGGTCGTCTGCACATCCTTGATGTGATGAACAATGCCCTGTCCTCGCCACGCACAGAACTGTCTCTGCACGCACCCCGCATCGTAACGATGAAAGTGCCTGAAGATAAAATCCGTACGATTATCGGTAAGGGTGGCGCCACCATTAAGGGGCTTATTGACGCCACTGGCGTGTCCATCGATATTGATGATACCGGACTGGTACAGCTGTTCTCACCCGATGGCATGGCGCTTGAAGAAGCACAACGCCAGATTCGTGCGCTCATTGCTGAAGTTGAACCCGGACAGACCTATCGCGGCAAAATCAGCAAAATCGTTGATTTTGGTGCATTTGTAAATCTGCTGCCAGGTAAAGACGGTCTGCTGCACATTTCTCAAATCTGCTCTGACCGCAATCAGAAGGTTGAAAGCGTTCTGAAAGAAGGTGAGGAGATTGAGGTGTTTGTGGCGGGTGTTGATAAGCAGGGCCGCGTCAAGCTTGAGTGGAAAGACAAGCCTGCTGCTGCTCCAGTTGCAACTCCGGCAGAACAGGAAGCGGCTCCGCTGGAAAAGCCAGTTGATTTGTTGCTGTCTTCTGAAGAAGAAGAATAA
- the rpsO gene encoding 30S ribosomal protein S15, translating into MSLDSAQKAEIVSQYRRSEPDTGSPEVQVSIMTGRIKYLTDHFKVNKKDFHSRRGLQALVNKRRKLLKYLKRKDQSRYQTLIQSLGLRDSY; encoded by the coding sequence ATGTCGCTAGACAGCGCACAGAAAGCAGAAATCGTCAGCCAATACCGTCGTTCTGAGCCGGATACCGGTTCACCTGAGGTACAGGTTTCCATTATGACAGGTCGTATCAAATACCTGACTGATCATTTCAAAGTCAACAAAAAAGATTTTCATTCACGCCGAGGTCTTCAGGCGCTGGTGAACAAACGCCGCAAGCTGCTCAAGTACCTTAAGCGCAAGGATCAAAGCCGTTACCAGACGCTGATTCAAAGCCTTGGTCTTCGAGATTCCTATTAG